The following proteins are co-located in the Silene latifolia isolate original U9 population chromosome 1, ASM4854445v1, whole genome shotgun sequence genome:
- the LOC141601132 gene encoding NAC domain-containing protein 100-like — protein sequence MENMEMVDGGEQEAMDLPPGFRFHPTDEELISHYLTPKVVDNDFIARAIGEVDLNKCEPWELPSRAKMGEKEWYFFCVRDRKYPTGLRTNRATEAGYWKATGKDKEIFRGKALVGMKKTLVFYKGRAPKGENSNWVMHEYRLEGRCSPQYLQSNTKNEWVICRVFLKNAAGEKIPFPKLIRPESYNNEFNPFGNLPPLTESSPYTTTTTTTTKNCASHVPCFSNNMPMDTSFDGFVSNQFHSIPANCDINGYARIGDGNSYFQSSYTMSDQNLLRAILENHGTETKQSIKTETVNFGAFMDNSGLSNDNYDMGRTPFDYTHDPSTSGGPAGLEHVWNY from the exons atggagaacatggaaatggttgatggAGGAGAACAGGAAGCAATGGATTTACCACCAGGATTTCGGTTTCACCCGACCGACGAGGAGTTGATCAGTCATTACCTGACCCCTAAGGTCGTCGACAACGATTTTATTGCACGAGCTATTGGAGAGGTCGATTTGAACAAGTGCGAGCCTTGGGAATTACCAA GTCGGGCGAAAATGGGAGAAAAGGAATGGTATTTCTTCTGTGTAAGGGACAGGAAATACCCGACAGGGTTACGGACAAATAGGGCAACCGAAGCCGGGTATTGGAAAGCCACAGGGAAAGACAAGGAAATCTTTAGAGGAAAAGCCCTTGTTGGTATGAAGAAAACATTGGTGTTTTACAAAGGACGAGCTCCGAAAGGCGAGAATTCCAATTGGGTTATGCATGAATATCGGCTTGAAGGTCGATGTTCACCGCAATACCTCCAATCTAATACAAAA AATGAATGGGTGATATGTAGGGTATTTCTAAAGAATGCAGCAGGAGAGAAAATCCCTTTTCCGAAGTTAATTAGACCGGAATCATACAACAATGAGTTTAATCCTTTCGGAAATTTACCGCCATTGACGGAGTCATCACCTTATACTACGACCACGACTACGACTACTAAAAATTGTGCATCTCACGTGCCCTGCTTCTCCAACAACATGCCCATGGATACCTCATTTGATGGGTTTGTCAGCAACCAATTCCACTCGATTCCAGCGAATTGCGATATCAATGGTTACGCTAGAATTGGTGATGGTAATTCTTATTTTCAGTCAAGTTATACAATGTCAGACCAAAATCTTCTAAGGGCTATTCTTGAAAATCATGGAACAGAGACCAAACAGAGTATAAAAACAGAGACAGTTAATTTCGGTGCATTTATGGATAATTCTGGTTTAAGCAATGATAATTACGACATGGGTCGGACACCGTTTGATTATACTCATGACCCGTCGACTTCTGGTGGACCGGCGGGTTTGGAGCATGTTTGGAATTATTGA
- the LOC141601137 gene encoding uncharacterized protein LOC141601137, with product MLKHYAPKIQNCYFNRQFTCLISSNSSNISHESHDCSTSSSNDYMKKLTFRILSSKTPEAALSYFDSVKSQINVMKNRYAHSAILHVLSKAKWYLQARYLLKCLIQDLLLNCPSRRVCVIVFRDLSRVEGVDGGKFDRNVFGILMIALCELGLVDEAVWVYRKIGGLPSTQACNALLNGLVKLGRIGFVWEMYEEMVVRGLVPSVHTYGTLIGACRSDILKSRKLFDEMVRKGLKPTVVIFTSLMRGLCNESNMSEAEDLVKAMKESGVAPNLYTYNILMDGYCKMTNLRRALELFREMLGHNLDPNVVTFGILVDGFCKDGKMDAARALFPCMMKVGAPPNVFVYNSLIDGQCKAGNISEAQALFAEMGKVDVLPDVFTYSILVKRLSEVGRVTESDELLSNMRNVGIPANCVTYNSLIDGHCKQGNMEKALELCSLMIEKGIKPNALTFSPLIHEYCREGNMQAAIGIYREMIIKGIFPDVVTYTSLINGYFKNWDTNTALLIYREMEEAGVHPNAFTISCLIDGLCKNGRVNDAFKRFLQLTSSASLEGIKNQFDANKVPVNHVAYTALIQGLCKEGRIFKASKFFSDMRAHGLRADQLTYIIIIFAHARAHHVINLLMLQADMFKLGFLPDEVIYPFLCKAYQKIGAVKSASKCLEELPSSGIGKPQEIRGLFL from the coding sequence ATGTTGAAACATTATGCCCCAAAGATTCAAAATTGTTACTTTAATAGACAATTTACTTGTTTAATTAGTAGTAACAGTAGTAATATTAGCCATGAATCCCATGATTGTTCTACTTCTTCATCAAATGATTATATGAAAAAACTTACATTTAGAATTCTTAGTAGCAAAACCCCTGAAGCAGCATTGAGTTATTTTGATTCAGTTAAGTCTCAAATTAATGTAATGAAGAATCGATACGCGCATTCGGCGATTCTTCATGTGTTAAGTAAGGCTAAATGGTACTTGCAGGCAAGGTATTTGTTGAAATGTCTCATCCAGGACCTTCTATTGAATTGCCCGTCTCGTCGTGTTTGTGTTATTGTGTTTAGGGATTTGAGTAGGGTGGAGGGGGTGGATGGAGGTAAGTTTGATCGTAATGTGTTTGGGATTTTGATGATTGCATTGTGTGAGTTGGGTCTTGTGGATGAGGCTGTTTGGGTGTATAGAAAAATTGGGGGGTTGCCGTCTACGCAGGCTTGTAATGCACTTCTTAATGGGTTAGTTAAGTTGGGTAGGATTGGTTTTGTTTGGGAGATGTATGAGGAGATGGTTGTTCGGGGATTGGTACCTAGTGTTCATACTTATGGTACGTTAATAGGTGCTTGTCGTAGTGACATTTTGAAGTCTCGGAAGTTGTTTGACGAGATGGTCCGAAAGGGCCTCAAGCCCACGGTTGTTATATTCACGAGTTTGATGCGTGGTTTGTGCAACGAGAGTAATATGTCAGAGGCAGAGGATTTGGTTAAAGCAATGAAAGAGTCTGGTGTGGCTCCCAACTTATACACTTACAATATTTTGATGGATGGGTATTGCAAAATGACCAACCTAAGGCGCGCTTTAGAGTTGTTTAGGGAAATGCTAGGTCATAACTTGGATCCCAATGTGGTTACGTTTGGGATCTTAGTTGATGGTTTTTGTAAAGACGGTAAAATGGATGCTGCAAGGGCCCTCTTTCCTTGTATGATGAAGGTTGGTGCTCCTCCCAATGTATTTGTGTATAATAGTTTGATTGATGGACAATGTAAAGCTGGAAATATCTCTGAAGCTCAAGCTTTGTTTGCCGAAATGGGAAAAGTTGATGTTCTTCCTGATGTGTTCACTTATAGTATACTTGTGAAGCGTCTATCTGAAGTAGGGAGAGTCACAGAATCAGATGAGCTACTGTCAAATATGAGAAATGTTGGGATTCCTGCAAATTGTGTGACGTACAACTCACTAATAGACGGTCACTGCAAACAAGGGAACATGGAGAAAGCTCTGGAATTATGTTCACTAATGATTGAGAAGGGCATAAAACCAAATGCTCTCACCTTTTCTCCACTTATACATGAATACTGCAGAGAGGGGAATATGCAGGCTGCAATAGGAATATATCGGGAAATGATAATAAAAGGGATTTTTCCTGATGTTGTCACCTACACAAGTTTGATAAATGGTTATTTCAAGAATTGGGACACAAATACTGCTCTACTGATATACAGAGAAATGGAGGAGGCTGGGGTTCACCCTAATGCGTTCACAATTTCTTGTCTTATTGATGGGTTATGCAAAAATGGGCGTGTCAATGATGCGTTCAAACGTTTTCTCCAACTTACTAGTTCGGCAAGTTTGGAAGGGATTAAAAATCAGTTTGATGCTAACAAAGTTCCTGTGAATCATGTTGCATATACAGCCCTTATACAAGGTCTGTGCAAGGAAGGGAGGATATTTAAAGCCAGTAAGTTTTTCTCAGATATGAGAGCTCATGGTTTACGAGCTGATCAACTAACCTACATAATCATTATATTCGCCCATGCTCGAGCGCATCATGTTATTAATCTGCTGATGCTCCAGGCAGATATGTTCAAGCTAGGGTTCTTGCCAGACGAAGTCATATACCCCTTCCTATGTAAGGCATACCAAAAAATTGGGGCTGTTAAATCGGCTTCGAAGTGCTTAGAGGAGCTACCCAGTTCGGGGATTGGGAAGCCACAGGAGATACGAGGCCTGTTTTTGTAA
- the LOC141601150 gene encoding protein NEN1, with protein MAEQRSEIAFFDVETTIPFKQGQGFALLEFGVILVCPQKLIELDNYSTLIRPRDPSLITPKSERCNGISRASVSSAPSFADVADKIFDLLNGRIWAGHNILRFDCFRIREAFAEVNRPPPEPKGVIDSLALLTERFGRRAGNMKMATLATYFGLGQQTHRSLDDVRMNLEVLKYCATVLFLESSLPEVLMNDSWVSPSSTSRRTRSGGRVLPVETNYTPNAGRTPESNENQALGVQILSFAEPSRHVIESFDLTRLSEEIMSDAIQPDNVVEERPTSEALDTSHSMMISESSNSLSEFLAPDNVSISSIAASWIPIYWGSRRIQLLHNSSMLKLHCTHLKVRFGISTKFVDQAGRRRLSFVVDAPPSLSQVLDACDSRAQSLFVDSDSTSEWRPLVSRKNGYWNSPTVRLHIPTVVTADVARYGSEIFQKEASSGAEQKLIFSKFDPGELESLFVPGTLIDAFISLDQYDYQQNAGIRLVAVKLVIHSP; from the exons ATGGCGGAACAAAGGTCAGAAATCGCCTTCTTCGACGTCGAAACGACAATCCCATTCAAACAAGGACAAGGTTTTGCACTCCTTGAATTCGGCGTAATTCTCGTTTGCCCTCAAAAGCTAATCGAACTCGACAATTACTCCACTTTAATTCGCCCTAGAGATCCCTCACTAATTACCCCCAAATCGGAACGCTGTAACGGTATCTCACGCGCTTCTGTGTCCTCCGCCCCTTCCTTCGCCGACGTTGCCGACAAAATCTTCGACCTTCTTAATG GGAGGATTTGGGCGGGGCATAATATATTGAGGTTTGATTGTTTTAGGATTAGGGAAGCGTTTGCGGAGGTTAATCGGCCGCCACCGGAGCCGAAAGGGGTTATTGATTCGTTGGCGTTGTTGACGGAGAGGTTTGGTCGCCGTGCTGGTAATATGAAG ATGGCCACTCTTGCCACATACTTCGGTCTTGGTCAGCAAACACACAG GAGCTTAGATGATGTACGCATGAATCTTGAAGTTCTCAAGTATTGTGCAACAGTGCTTTTCTTG GAGTCAAGCCTCCCCGAAGTTCTAATGAATGACAGTTGGGTATCTCCAAGTAGTACATCTAGAAGAACACGAAGTGGTGGGAGGGTTTTACCAGTGGAGACGAACTACACTCCTAATGCTGGCCGCACCCCTGAAAGCAATGAAAATCAAGCCTTGGGAGTCCAAATTCTGAGTTTTGCTGAACCTTCCAGGCATGTAATAGAGTCTTTCGACTTGACACGACTTTCCGAGGAGATAATGTCTGATGCTATCCAACCTGACAATGTCGTGGAGGAAAGGCCTACTTCTGAAGCTTTAGATACCTCTCACTCTATGATGATATCTGAAAGCTCAAATAGTTTATCTGAGTTTCTGGCTCCTGATAATGTATCTATTTCTTCCATTGCCGCATCATGGATACCTATTTACTGGGGAAGTCGAAGGATTCAACTATTGCACAATTCTTCTATGCTAAAGCTCCATTGTACTCATCTGAAAGTGCGTTTTGGAATCAGTACTAAGTTCGTCGATCAAGCTGGGCGCCGTAGACTTAGTTTCGTGGTAGATGCTCCTCCCAGTTTATCTCAGGTTCTAGATGCATGTGATAGTCGTGCACAGAGCTTGTTCGTGGATTCTGATAGCACATCTGAGTGGAGGCCTTTGGTGAGCAGAAAGAATGGTTACTGGAATTCCCCTACTGTGCGTCTCCA catACCTACCGTTGTAACAGCGGATGTTGCAAGATATGGTTCTGAGATTTTCCAAAAAGAAGCTTCTTCGGGTGCTGAACAAAAACTTATATTCAGTAAGTTCGATCCTGGCGAGCTCGAGAGCTTGTTCGTGCCTGGTACTTTAATTGATGCATTCATCTCTTTGGATCAGTATGATTATCAACAGAATGCAGGCATCCGGTTAGTGGCAGTAAAACTTGTCATCCATTCTCCATGA
- the LOC141601158 gene encoding mitogen-activated protein kinase 3-like, with amino-acid sequence MAAVAQNTTGNGAFPEFPATYTNGGQFIQYNIFGNMFEVTSKYRPPIMPIGRGAYGIVCSVLNTETNEMVAMKKIANAFDNYMDAKRTLREIKILRHFDHENVIALRDVVPPTLRREFTDVYIATELMDTDLHQIIRSNQNLSEEHCQYFLYQLLRGLKYIHSANVIHRDLKPSNLLINANCDLKICDFGLARPTAENEHMTEYVVTRWYRAPELLLNSSDYTAKIDVWSVGCIYMELMNRTPLFPGKDHVNQMRLLTELLGTPTESDLQFLHNEDARRYIRQLPPQPRQALGQLFSHVHPLAIDLVEKMLTFDPTKRISVEEALAHPYLARLHDIADEPTCTEPFSFEFEQQALGEEQMKEMIYQEALALNPEYA; translated from the exons ATGGCTGCGGTGGCACAAAATACAACGGGAAATGGAGCATTCCCAGAGTTTCCAGCAACGTATACAAATGGTGGTCAGTTCATCCAATACAACATCTTTGGTAACATGTTTGAGGTTACTTCCAAGTATCGCCCTCCCATCATGCCCATTGGCCGTGGCGCTTATGGTATTGTTTG CTCGGTGTTGAACACGGAGACGAATGAGATGGTTGCGATGAAGAAGATTGCTAATGCTTTTGATAATTACATGGATGCCAAGCGTACTCTTCGTGAGATCAAAATTCTTCGCCATTTTGATCATGAAAAT GTGATAGCGCTGAGAGATGTCGTTCCTCCAACTCTCCGGAGAGAATTCACAGATGTGTATATTGCGACTGAGCTTATGGACACTGACCTTCATCAGATTATTAGATCCAATCAGAATTTATCAGAGGAACACTGTCAG TACTTCCTATACCAGCTTCTTCGAGGGCTGAAGTACATTCATTCAGCAAATGTCATCCACCGAGATTTGAAACCAAGCAATTTGCTGATAAATGCAAATTGTGACCTGAAGATTTGTGACTTTGGACTAGCACGTCCAACTGCAGAAAACGAGCACATGACTGAATATGTCGTTACCAGATGGTACAGGGCACCTGAGCTTTTGCTCAACTCTTCTGATTACACTGCCAAAATTGACGTTTGGTCTGTTGGGTGTATATATATGGAGCTAATGAACCGAACACCTCTCTTTCCTGGCAAGGACCATGTTAACCAAATGCGTCTTTTGACAGAG CTGCTTGGGACACCCACAGAATCGGATCTTCAATTTCTTCACAATGAAGATGCAAGAAGATATATCCGTCAACTTCCACCACAACCTCGCCAGGCATTAGGCCAACTATTCTCACATGTTCATCCCTTGGCAATTGATCTTGTTGAGAAGATGCTCACATTTGATCCCACCAAAAGAATTAGTG TTGAAGAAGCACTAGCACACCCATACTTGGCAAGGCTACATGACATAGCTGATGAGCCTACTTGCACAGAGCCATTCTCATTCGAGTTTGAGCAACAAGCCTTGGGAGAAGAACAAATGAAAGAGATGATCTACCAAGAAGCTTTAGCACTCAATCCAGAATACGCTTAG
- the LOC141641741 gene encoding uncharacterized protein LOC141641741, protein MKQRRSSGLEVVQWKPPRAGFSKINIDAAVLGPMGCGLGMIIRDHNGTVEWAGVQQTRERWDAGIAEAKAMEFGLRTAVQMGLANIIVESDCMVLVSMLKSKSLPLNYLGNVGRSVLSLASCFNVVEFSFVKRDGNRAAQCLAHLLPLTYSTRMWVGMVPDIVSDVVLTDCYLVTNNE, encoded by the coding sequence ATGAAGCAGCGGAGGAGTAGCGGGCTAGAGGTAGTACAATGGAAACCTCCTCGGGCAGGTTTCAGTAAGATTAACATTGACGCAGCGGTCTTAGGGCCAATGGGGTGCGGCTTGGGCATGATAATTCGTGATCACAATGGCACCGTGGAGTGGGCAGGAGTGCAGCAGACGAGAGAAAGATGGGATGCGGGTATCGCTGAAGCAAAAGCTATGGAATTTGGTTTAAGAACGGCTGTCCAGATGGGGCTTGCAAACATAATCGTGGAATCGGATTGCATGGTGCTAGTGAGCATGTTGAAGTCGAAAAGTTTACCTTTGAATTACTTGGGTAATGTGGGACGGTCGGTTCTAAGTCTAGCTTCTTGTTTTAATGTTGTTGAATTTAGTTTTGTCAAAAGAGATGGGAATAGAGCGGCTCAGTGTCTAGCCCATCTCCTCCCGCTGACCTACTCTACCAGAATGTGGGTCGGGATGGTGCCGGACATTGTCTCGGATGTAGTTCTCACCGATTGCTATTTGGTTACCaacaatgaataa
- the LOC141641755 gene encoding uncharacterized protein LOC141641755, with protein sequence MIKLWNTKGSVMGKLIDAKEKIFMFSFDEERDKNKVLDGQPWHFDKFIWCLGEPNYDRKMTEVPLSFVPLWARVYDLPLRGRTNEENLRRLSAQLGTFVKVDGAPFLEMERAVRLRFIQDVRKPLKEEVVVGMKTGKYENFKVKYERLPTYCYGCGLLGHGEKDCDEGPYDEGELRFDESLRASPWKVTKTVVDVKTS encoded by the coding sequence ATGATAAAACTATGGAACACAAAAGGCTCTGTTATGGGAAAACTTATAGATGCGAAAGAAAAAATCTTCATGTTCAGTTTTGATGAGGAACGAGATAAGAATAAGGTTCTCGATGGGCAACCTTGGCACTTTGACAAATTCATATGGTGCCTGGGCGAACCAAATTACGATAGGAAGATGACGGAAGTGCCCTTATCCTTTGTGCCTTTATGGGCAAGGGTGTATGACCTGCCGTTGCGGGGTAGAACGAACGAGGAGAACCTGAGGAGATTGAGTGCACAGTTGGGAACGTTTGTGAAAGTGGATGGCGCTCCCTTCCTGGAGATGGAGCGTGCAGTCCGGCTTAGGTTTATTCAAGATGTCAGGAAACCTCTTAAAGAAGAAGTGGTTGTAGGGATGAAGACAGGAAAATATGAAAATTTCAAAGTAAAGTACGAGAGACTCCCAACGTACTGTTATGGGTGTGGGCTACTCGGACACGGCGAGAAGGATTGTGATGAAGGTCCTTATGACGAGGGTGAACTGCGATTTGATGAGTCACTGAGGGCGTCACCCTGGAAAGTAACCAAGACGGTGGTCGATGTCAAAACGAGCTAA